One genomic segment of Rivularia sp. PCC 7116 includes these proteins:
- a CDS encoding PAS domain S-box protein produces the protein MQSNAEPIDLPPLTRFINTSPAIVTPETLVIDAIALMRIPVQNINQNLNAPNISQITVTANNQQTDCVLVCENLLLQGILTTSDIIRFILSRNNLNKVKVAEVMTRQVVTLKKSQSNNIFTALQLMRQHRIGNLPIVNDFEQIVGIITQDSLLQNFDLQALLQRQTQTYNCYESHKQVNFETHVLNRLGDAVVGIDNEHCIIYLNQAAEKLYNVKLENFVGKRLEEAYDSRWVNSEDEQAARDALSATEAWQGENIHIKNNGEEIFVESSVNVLKDNSGENIGLIAVIRDITKRKRAEIAIREKLQQLETIVNNNPIGIYRFIYHTDGKVSIPYASVGYRQLLGLNPTDMSAYPEDVLATIHLDDREKFAQALITATGEQHQSHYMEYRAIDVLGQVKWLGNNFRCSNHTNGDLIVDGVDIDITPRKRAEISLQTSEERFRSLVEISSDWVWEVNEYGFFTYASPKVLDILGYTPQEILGKTPLDLLPTEEGKRLVEVLNSFIIEKQQFKNLENIKFHKNGNSVIMETSGVPIFDANGYFRGYRGIDRDITERFQAEDRLRTSEERFRVLVTHAPVGIFQTNAKGECLFVNPRWSEITGLSEQEASGEGWSKALHSDDKEQVFTAWYDAATAGQEFAMEYRFCTPEGKVSWVFGNAIAICNQTGDITGYLGTVTDITEHKQAEEKLRWTQALLQEAQRIAKMGSWSRDLTTNERWWSEQYYRIINLNPGDAMPDVETVINSNVHPDDRDKIYQMVMACIEQGIPYETEVRFLNADNSIGYVFICGRVERDSQGNLCRYYGIVQDISEYKQVELELRESKERYRSVVKSMHEGVVIQQADGTIISCNASAQKILGLSAEQIKGRNSVDPRWRTIHEDGSPFPGETHPAMVALHTGKPCLYTVMGVYKPNGKLTWILINSEPLFLPGQNLPYRVVTSFSDITRRKEAEEKIKEQAQLLDITTDAILVKDLEETILYCNNSAENIYGWKKEELIGKTANEILYEEISPELESALSEVVEAGSWQGELHKITKTGKNIIVASRWTLVRDKTGKPESVLTVDTDITQTKHLENQFLRTQRLESLGTLASGIAHDLNNMLTPILAIAQLLPFKLNNEEQDCREMLSMLEDSAKRGADLVKQILTFARGNEGKRTVLQIKHLLKEIEQFANRTFTKSIAINRYLPQDLLTISADPTQMHQVFMNLVVNARDAMPNGGTITISAQNLYIDESYAKMNIEAKVGNYVVVTIADTGKGISPEAIERVFDPFFTTKEVGKGTGLGLSTAIGIIKNHGGFIEVTSELGKGSQFKVYLPSTQDKRIEPAQENIALLGNSEQILIVDDEPAICEIVKTTLESQNFDILTAADGIEAISTYVQNKTGISIVLIDMMMPEMDGATAIATLQQLNPQVKIIAMSGLTSTQTLAQAAGTGIQGFLAKPFTQYDLLNTISGVLSASSN, from the coding sequence ATGCAATCAAATGCCGAACCTATTGATTTACCTCCTTTAACTCGGTTTATAAATACTTCTCCTGCAATAGTTACCCCAGAGACTTTGGTGATTGATGCGATTGCTTTAATGAGAATTCCGGTTCAAAATATCAATCAAAACTTGAATGCACCTAATATTTCTCAAATAACAGTTACAGCAAACAATCAACAAACTGATTGCGTACTAGTCTGTGAAAATTTACTTCTTCAGGGTATATTAACGACTTCAGATATAATTAGATTTATTTTATCTAGGAACAATTTAAATAAAGTGAAGGTTGCCGAAGTAATGACTCGGCAAGTAGTAACCTTAAAAAAGTCCCAAAGTAATAATATATTTACAGCATTGCAATTAATGCGCCAGCATAGAATCGGAAATTTACCGATTGTGAATGATTTCGAGCAAATAGTCGGAATTATCACTCAGGATAGTTTGCTGCAAAATTTTGATTTGCAAGCGCTACTGCAACGCCAAACTCAAACATATAATTGTTACGAATCGCACAAGCAAGTCAATTTTGAGACTCATGTCTTGAATAGACTTGGTGATGCAGTTGTTGGGATCGATAACGAGCATTGCATTATTTATTTAAATCAAGCAGCAGAAAAGTTATATAATGTTAAACTTGAAAATTTTGTTGGTAAACGGCTCGAAGAAGCTTATGATTCTCGTTGGGTGAATTCAGAAGACGAGCAAGCTGCACGTGATGCTTTGTCAGCAACAGAAGCTTGGCAGGGAGAGAATATTCATATAAAAAATAATGGCGAAGAAATCTTCGTTGAATCATCAGTTAACGTGCTCAAAGATAATAGTGGCGAAAATATCGGTTTAATTGCTGTGATTCGCGACATTACCAAGCGCAAACGTGCAGAAATAGCTATACGGGAGAAACTACAGCAACTAGAAACAATTGTTAACAATAATCCTATAGGAATCTATCGCTTTATCTATCATACTGATGGCAAAGTGTCTATTCCCTATGCTAGCGTTGGTTATCGCCAACTATTGGGTTTAAATCCGACTGATATGAGCGCTTATCCCGAAGATGTACTCGCAACAATTCATCTGGATGATAGAGAGAAATTTGCTCAAGCGTTAATAACTGCTACTGGGGAGCAACATCAATCGCATTATATGGAATATCGAGCCATTGATGTTTTAGGACAAGTAAAATGGTTGGGAAACAATTTTCGCTGTTCCAATCATACAAATGGCGATTTAATTGTAGATGGAGTAGATATTGACATAACACCTCGCAAACGTGCAGAAATTTCGCTACAAACTTCTGAAGAAAGATTTCGCTCTTTGGTAGAAATATCAAGCGATTGGGTATGGGAAGTCAACGAATATGGCTTTTTTACTTACGCTAGTCCAAAAGTATTAGATATTCTCGGTTACACTCCTCAAGAAATTTTGGGTAAAACGCCGTTAGATTTGCTGCCTACCGAAGAAGGTAAGCGGCTTGTTGAGGTTCTTAACTCATTTATTATAGAAAAACAGCAGTTTAAAAATTTAGAAAATATCAAGTTTCATAAAAACGGAAATTCCGTAATTATGGAAACAAGCGGCGTACCTATATTCGATGCAAACGGTTATTTTCGTGGTTATCGCGGTATTGATAGAGATATTACCGAACGTTTTCAAGCTGAAGATAGGTTACGTACTAGTGAAGAACGTTTTCGGGTATTAGTAACTCATGCTCCTGTGGGAATTTTTCAAACTAATGCAAAGGGAGAATGTTTATTTGTCAACCCACGTTGGTCAGAAATTACTGGATTATCCGAGCAAGAAGCATCAGGAGAAGGTTGGTCAAAAGCGCTACATTCTGATGATAAAGAGCAAGTGTTTACCGCATGGTACGATGCTGCCACAGCAGGACAAGAGTTTGCAATGGAATATCGCTTTTGCACTCCTGAAGGTAAAGTTAGTTGGGTGTTTGGCAATGCGATCGCTATTTGCAATCAAACAGGAGACATTACGGGGTATCTAGGAACTGTCACCGATATTACCGAACATAAGCAAGCTGAAGAAAAACTGCGCTGGACTCAGGCTTTGCTGCAAGAAGCCCAGAGAATAGCAAAAATGGGCAGTTGGTCTAGAGATTTGACGACAAATGAAAGATGGTGGTCCGAACAATATTACCGGATAATTAACTTGAATCCCGGTGATGCTATGCCCGATGTCGAAACCGTAATTAATTCAAATGTACATCCAGACGACCGCGATAAAATTTATCAAATGGTAATGGCTTGTATCGAGCAGGGTATTCCCTATGAAACTGAAGTACGTTTTCTAAATGCCGATAATAGCATTGGTTACGTGTTTATTTGCGGAAGGGTAGAGCGCGATTCCCAAGGAAACTTGTGTCGTTATTATGGCATTGTTCAAGATATTAGCGAATATAAGCAAGTAGAATTGGAGTTAAGAGAGAGTAAAGAACGCTACCGCTCGGTTGTAAAATCGATGCATGAAGGTGTAGTTATTCAGCAAGCCGATGGTACTATAATTTCCTGTAATGCTAGTGCCCAAAAGATTTTAGGGCTATCAGCCGAACAGATAAAGGGACGTAATTCTGTAGATCCTCGCTGGCGTACAATCCACGAAGACGGTTCTCCTTTCCCAGGGGAAACTCATCCGGCGATGGTTGCTTTGCATACCGGTAAACCATGTTTATATACGGTGATGGGAGTTTACAAACCCAATGGAAAACTTACTTGGATTTTGATTAACTCCGAACCGCTATTTTTACCAGGACAAAATCTTCCCTATCGTGTAGTCACTTCCTTTTCTGACATCACGCGACGCAAGGAAGCCGAAGAAAAAATTAAAGAACAAGCTCAATTGCTCGATATTACTACCGATGCAATTTTAGTTAAAGATTTAGAAGAAACTATTTTATATTGCAACAACAGCGCCGAAAATATATATGGTTGGAAGAAAGAAGAATTAATCGGAAAGACAGCCAACGAAATTTTATATGAAGAAATTTCACCAGAATTAGAATCAGCATTGAGCGAAGTTGTTGAAGCTGGCTCCTGGCAGGGAGAATTACATAAAATTACTAAAACAGGTAAAAATATTATTGTTGCTAGCCGTTGGACACTGGTGCGCGACAAAACTGGAAAACCCGAATCAGTTTTGACTGTAGATACCGACATCACCCAGACAAAGCACCTAGAAAACCAGTTTCTCCGCACTCAACGTTTAGAAAGTTTGGGAACTTTGGCGAGCGGTATCGCTCACGATTTGAATAACATGCTCACACCAATTTTGGCGATCGCTCAACTTTTACCCTTCAAGTTGAATAACGAAGAGCAAGATTGTAGGGAAATGCTTTCCATGCTAGAAGACAGTGCCAAACGCGGAGCCGACTTAGTTAAGCAAATCCTGACATTCGCTCGCGGAAATGAAGGTAAGCGCACCGTATTGCAAATCAAGCATCTTCTAAAAGAAATTGAGCAGTTTGCCAACAGAACATTTACCAAATCAATTGCAATCAACAGGTATCTACCGCAAGACCTATTGACAATTTCGGCAGATCCTACACAAATGCATCAAGTTTTTATGAACTTAGTAGTTAATGCTCGCGATGCCATGCCCAACGGTGGAACTATAACTATTTCTGCACAAAACCTGTACATTGATGAAAGCTATGCCAAAATGAACATCGAGGCAAAAGTTGGTAATTATGTTGTAGTTACCATTGCCGATACAGGGAAAGGAATTTCTCCAGAAGCTATTGAGCGAGTTTTTGATCCCTTCTTTACCACTAAAGAAGTAGGTAAAGGAACGGGATTAGGTTTATCAACTGCTATTGGCATCATTAAAAACCACGGTGGTTTTATTGAAGTAACTAGTGAGTTAGGAAAAGGTAGTCAATTCAAAGTATACTTACCAAGCACTCAGGATAAGAGAATCGAACCAGCACAAGAAAATATAGCGCTTTTAGGAAACTCAGAGCAGATTCTAATAGTAGATGACGAACCAGCAATTTGTGAAATTGTTAAAACTACATTAGAAAGTCAAAACTTCGATATTCTTACAGCAGCAGATGGCATCGAAGCAATTTCAACATATGTCCAGAATAAAACTGGAATTAGTATCGTGTTAATAGATATGATGATGCCAGAAATGGACGGAGCAACAGCTATAGCAACTTTGCAACAGCTAAACCCACAAGTCAAAATTATTGCCATGAGCGGATTAACATCTACTCAGACTTTAGCTCAAGCAGCAGGCACTGGAATTCAAGGATTTCTAGCAAAACCATTCACCCAATACGACTTGCTCAATACTATAAGTGGAGTTTTATCAGCGAGTAGTAATTAG
- a CDS encoding class I fructose-bisphosphate aldolase has translation MTSISSVPDFIESLLGNEAKDLLTHKAKVSKDMLHLPGSDFVDRIWASSDRNPHVLRSLQSLYSTGRLANTGYLSILPVDQGIEHSAGASFAPNPMYFDPENIVKLGIEGGCNAVASTLGVLGIVSRKYAHKIPFIVKINHNELLNVPNDYDQVMFGDVEQAWNLGAVAVGATIYFGSENSTRQIQEVSRAFKRAHELGMATILWCYLRNNAFKQDKDYHLSADLSSQANHLGVTIEADIIKQKMPENNNGYGAVAKAIGKSYGKTHEKVYSELSTDHPIDLTRYQVLNCYCGRAGLINSGGAAGENDFAAAVRTAIINKRAGGTGLISGRKAFQRPFEDGVKLFHMIQDVYLSEDVTIA, from the coding sequence ATGACTAGCATCTCATCTGTACCCGATTTCATCGAATCACTATTAGGTAATGAAGCTAAAGATTTACTTACCCACAAAGCAAAAGTATCAAAAGATATGCTTCACCTACCGGGAAGCGATTTTGTAGATAGAATTTGGGCATCGAGCGACAGAAACCCCCATGTATTGCGTAGTTTGCAATCTTTGTACTCTACGGGAAGACTTGCGAATACTGGTTATTTATCGATTTTACCTGTAGACCAAGGTATTGAACATTCTGCGGGTGCTTCCTTTGCTCCGAATCCGATGTATTTCGACCCCGAAAATATTGTTAAGTTGGGAATTGAAGGTGGTTGTAATGCGGTGGCTTCAACTTTAGGAGTATTAGGAATTGTTTCCCGTAAATATGCTCATAAAATTCCTTTTATAGTTAAAATTAACCATAACGAATTACTCAACGTTCCCAACGATTACGATCAGGTAATGTTTGGTGATGTCGAACAAGCTTGGAATTTAGGTGCTGTTGCCGTCGGTGCAACAATTTACTTCGGCTCGGAAAACTCCACCCGACAAATTCAAGAAGTAAGTAGAGCCTTCAAACGCGCTCACGAGCTAGGAATGGCTACTATCTTATGGTGCTATCTCCGTAACAACGCCTTCAAGCAAGACAAAGATTATCATCTATCTGCCGATTTATCTTCTCAAGCCAACCACTTGGGCGTGACAATCGAAGCCGATATTATCAAGCAAAAAATGCCCGAAAACAATAACGGATACGGTGCAGTTGCTAAGGCGATCGGTAAAAGTTACGGAAAAACTCACGAGAAAGTTTATAGCGAATTATCCACAGATCACCCCATCGATTTAACTCGCTATCAAGTATTAAACTGCTACTGCGGGCGGGCAGGGTTAATCAACTCCGGTGGTGCCGCCGGTGAAAACGACTTTGCAGCAGCAGTACGTACAGCAATTATCAACAAGCGGGCTGGGGGAACCGGCTTAATTTCTGGACGTAAAGCATTCCAACGTCCTTTTGAAGATGGTGTTAAGTTGTTCCACATGATTCAGGATGTTTACTTGTCTGAAGATGTGACAATTGCTTAA
- a CDS encoding glycoside hydrolase family 10 protein, translating into MTNQFPNRSLQVRVRLVNLFKKYRRLLKRCLPLVFAISFSTVLLLDNLQSTAQLPPPATIIQPEIFQPRQLPRQEIRGVWMSTNDFNVLKTRSGAKDAITQLRRLNFNTIYPVVWNSGYTKFPSITAKRAGIPFFFKGADGQDILADLISQSHRQGLLVLPWFEFGFMTPETSELALNHPEWLTQKRDGSRTSNSAAGEVAWLNPFHPQVQQFIQNLVLEVVSRYDVDGIQFDDHMSLPRDFGYDKYTVALYTQETENPPPANPADEAWVKWRADKITAFMAQLNQAVKARKPYVIFSVSPNYYNHAYKLQLQDWLNWVRLSIVDELVMQVYRNDLASFTRKINLPEIIETKRYIPTGIGIMAGLRNRPVSMRQIKSQVRAAQQRGLGVTFFYYESLWNYAQESVELRQSGFKSLFPRFARRSRI; encoded by the coding sequence ATGACGAATCAGTTTCCCAATCGAAGTTTACAAGTTCGCGTAAGACTAGTTAACTTATTCAAAAAATACAGACGGCTGTTAAAGCGCTGTCTTCCACTTGTATTTGCAATATCATTTTCTACGGTATTGCTGCTTGACAATTTGCAGTCTACAGCCCAACTCCCTCCTCCGGCGACTATTATCCAACCGGAAATATTCCAGCCCCGACAACTACCTCGTCAGGAAATTCGGGGAGTATGGATGAGTACTAATGATTTCAATGTTCTCAAAACTCGCTCTGGAGCAAAAGATGCTATAACTCAGTTGCGAAGATTAAATTTCAACACTATTTATCCTGTTGTTTGGAATTCTGGTTATACTAAGTTTCCTAGTATTACAGCCAAACGTGCTGGCATTCCTTTTTTCTTTAAAGGTGCTGATGGACAGGATATTCTTGCTGATTTGATTAGTCAATCCCATCGTCAGGGTTTATTGGTACTTCCCTGGTTTGAATTTGGTTTTATGACTCCTGAAACCTCGGAATTAGCCTTGAATCATCCTGAATGGTTGACTCAAAAACGCGACGGAAGCCGAACTTCTAATAGTGCGGCAGGGGAAGTTGCATGGTTAAATCCTTTTCATCCTCAAGTACAGCAGTTTATCCAAAATCTGGTTCTCGAAGTAGTTAGTAGATATGATGTCGATGGCATTCAATTTGATGACCACATGAGTCTACCTCGGGACTTCGGTTATGACAAATATACCGTTGCCTTGTACACTCAAGAAACCGAAAACCCACCGCCAGCAAATCCCGCAGATGAAGCATGGGTAAAGTGGCGTGCGGATAAAATTACAGCTTTTATGGCACAACTTAATCAAGCGGTAAAAGCCAGAAAACCTTATGTAATTTTTTCTGTTTCTCCCAATTACTACAACCACGCTTATAAATTACAGTTGCAAGATTGGCTCAACTGGGTGCGTTTAAGTATTGTAGATGAATTGGTGATGCAAGTTTACCGTAATGATTTAGCTAGTTTTACTCGCAAAATTAACCTTCCAGAAATTATTGAAACTAAGCGATATATACCTACTGGTATCGGTATTATGGCGGGTTTGCGAAATCGTCCAGTTTCAATGCGGCAAATTAAATCTCAAGTACGAGCAGCACAACAACGCGGTTTGGGTGTAACTTTCTTTTATTACGAAAGTCTCTGGAATTATGCTCAAGAAAGTGTAGAATTACGGCAATCTGGATTTAAGTCTTTATTTCCACGTTTTGCTCGTCGTTCAAGAATTTGA
- a CDS encoding cyclopropane-fatty-acyl-phospholipid synthase family protein, producing the protein MTSTKVFSGFQKHIPIMGDISLKDPIAYKSTRLMAGILNQAHMVSAEAYINGLEIPDSAFRLLLHASMPIFFKYCPALLAPYEWVLNESDSLAKSSKQLMKLQYDLPQTMLNQMLGDWEVIYPKYSMGLWEDGARNLEESQMHAIDLIIERLEIADGDHILDLGCGWGCVANYIMSKFPNVRFTGLNFSYQQCEYIRRKMQDSQSYLSSGRFTLYEDDLNRVEFVEKFDKILSVGLFEHVGNLTNSLQKVASFLKSDGKAFIHIITVRIPNNMSSGFTHKYIFPHGRYWNYNAIPNHNRDLKTVSQWYINGINYHQTLKAWLQRFDNYQDTIKSLDYGMNYDKFRRMWRFYLLMLGTIFATCDGEYNGNGQYLLVKV; encoded by the coding sequence ATGACTTCTACAAAAGTATTTTCAGGCTTTCAAAAGCATATTCCCATCATGGGAGATATATCTTTAAAAGACCCAATTGCGTATAAATCTACACGATTAATGGCTGGAATTCTTAATCAGGCTCACATGGTTTCAGCAGAAGCTTACATCAATGGTCTAGAAATACCAGATTCTGCTTTTCGATTGTTGTTGCACGCATCGATGCCCATTTTCTTTAAGTATTGTCCCGCTTTATTAGCTCCTTATGAATGGGTATTAAACGAATCCGATAGTCTGGCTAAATCTTCAAAACAGCTAATGAAACTTCAGTACGATTTACCCCAAACTATGCTGAATCAGATGTTGGGAGATTGGGAAGTTATTTATCCCAAATACAGTATGGGATTATGGGAAGATGGAGCTAGGAATCTTGAAGAATCTCAAATGCACGCAATCGATCTGATAATCGAGCGACTAGAAATAGCTGACGGCGACCATATTTTAGATTTAGGCTGTGGCTGGGGTTGCGTGGCTAACTACATTATGTCTAAGTTCCCTAATGTACGATTTACGGGACTGAATTTCAGCTATCAACAATGCGAGTATATACGCCGCAAAATGCAAGACTCTCAGAGTTATCTAAGTTCAGGTAGATTTACGCTTTATGAAGATGATTTAAATCGCGTAGAATTCGTCGAGAAATTTGACAAAATTCTTTCAGTCGGACTTTTTGAGCATGTTGGAAATCTCACAAATTCCCTGCAAAAAGTAGCGTCGTTTCTTAAAAGTGATGGGAAGGCATTCATTCATATCATTACTGTTCGTATCCCCAACAATATGTCATCAGGCTTTACCCATAAGTACATTTTTCCTCACGGGCGCTACTGGAATTATAATGCGATTCCAAATCATAATCGCGATCTTAAAACCGTCAGTCAGTGGTATATAAACGGCATCAACTACCATCAAACCTTAAAAGCATGGTTGCAAAGATTTGATAATTATCAAGATACAATCAAATCTTTAGACTATGGCATGAACTACGACAAGTTTCGTCGAATGTGGCGCTTCTATTTACTCATGTTAGGAACAATTTTTGCAACTTGCGACGGTGAATACAACGGCAACGGTCAGTATCTTCTAGTCAAAGTATAA
- a CDS encoding DoxX family protein yields MTNTALITNIFKPNTSPNLFSQTGWAVLRAVVGIMMIHNGLDKLGNIESFAEAYVKVIGLPFPIFFSYVAAFTELFGAPLLILGLLTRPAAFGLFSTMCVAMYHHVLVAGFNISYLELSAIYAACFLFFTINGAGLFSTDALIANWLDKTALSMQAKQIMRLEKAYEASSSEEKAKVAIK; encoded by the coding sequence ATGACTAATACCGCACTAATAACAAACATTTTCAAACCTAATACCAGCCCTAATTTATTTTCGCAAACAGGTTGGGCTGTTCTAAGAGCCGTAGTTGGTATCATGATGATTCACAACGGTTTGGATAAATTGGGTAATATTGAAAGCTTTGCAGAAGCTTACGTAAAGGTTATCGGTTTGCCTTTCCCGATATTCTTTAGCTATGTGGCAGCTTTTACCGAGTTATTTGGTGCCCCATTATTGATACTTGGTTTATTGACTCGTCCGGCAGCTTTCGGTTTATTCTCAACAATGTGCGTTGCAATGTACCATCACGTGTTGGTTGCAGGCTTCAATATTTCCTACTTGGAATTATCAGCGATTTACGCAGCTTGCTTCCTATTCTTTACCATCAATGGTGCGGGTTTGTTTTCAACCGATGCATTAATAGCAAACTGGCTTGATAAAACTGCATTATCAATGCAAGCAAAGCAGATTATGCGATTGGAGAAAGCTTATGAAGCTAGCAGCAGCGAAGAGAAAGCAAAAGTTGCGATCAAGTAG
- a CDS encoding glycoside hydrolase family 10 protein, whose product MNSKLFYVKAQLAKVYIKDAFLKKILPFLFLSSIIFCLLLNSLAPAIAQQPRDEIRGVWMTSNDFNILKSRAKVNDAVGLLRRMNFNTIYPVVWNSGYTKYPSNAARRAGIPFFYRGEEGHDILADLISQAHRQHLIVIPWFEFGFMIPQSSELALNHPDWLTQKQDGSQTTIGVAGENAWLNPFHPQVQKFISELVTEVITQYDADGIQFDDHMSLPREFGYDKYTVALYRQETGNNPPKNADDTDWIRWRADKISEFMIELNHAVKAIKSDAVFSVSPNYYDFAYKLHLQDWLKWVREDIVDELIVQIYRNDLQSFVATINREEMQETQKKIPTAVGIMAGLRNKPVSMQQIQSQVRASRQHGLGVSFFYYESLWNRTQESKQYRKAGFQAMFPAPAFRSAMR is encoded by the coding sequence ATGAATAGCAAATTGTTTTATGTAAAAGCGCAGTTGGCGAAAGTTTATATTAAAGATGCGTTTCTAAAAAAAATTCTGCCTTTTTTGTTTCTGTCATCGATAATTTTCTGCTTACTTCTAAATAGTTTGGCTCCGGCAATAGCACAACAACCCCGTGATGAAATTCGTGGCGTTTGGATGACTAGTAATGATTTCAATATTCTTAAGTCGCGTGCAAAAGTTAATGATGCTGTAGGTTTATTGCGACGCATGAATTTTAATACTATTTATCCCGTAGTGTGGAATTCTGGTTATACAAAGTACCCGTCTAATGCCGCACGAAGAGCCGGGATTCCTTTTTTTTACAGAGGTGAGGAAGGGCACGATATTTTAGCAGACTTAATTTCTCAAGCACACCGACAACATCTGATAGTAATTCCTTGGTTTGAATTCGGTTTTATGATTCCTCAAAGTTCGGAATTAGCCTTGAATCATCCTGATTGGTTAACCCAAAAACAGGATGGAAGCCAAACCACGATTGGGGTTGCAGGTGAAAATGCTTGGTTAAATCCATTTCATCCCCAGGTTCAAAAATTTATTTCCGAATTGGTAACTGAAGTAATTACCCAATATGATGCAGATGGAATTCAGTTTGATGACCATATGAGCTTACCCCGCGAGTTCGGTTATGACAAATATACCGTTGCTTTGTACCGGCAAGAAACTGGTAACAATCCCCCTAAAAATGCTGATGATACAGACTGGATACGCTGGAGAGCGGATAAAATTAGCGAATTTATGATCGAACTCAATCATGCTGTAAAAGCCATAAAATCAGATGCGGTTTTCTCTGTTTCTCCAAATTATTATGATTTCGCTTACAAACTGCACTTGCAAGATTGGCTTAAATGGGTGAGAGAAGATATTGTAGATGAGCTAATCGTGCAAATTTACCGTAATGATTTGCAGTCATTCGTTGCTACAATTAACCGCGAAGAAATGCAAGAAACGCAAAAGAAGATTCCAACAGCAGTAGGAATTATGGCAGGATTGCGAAACAAGCCGGTTTCCATGCAACAAATTCAATCTCAAGTTAGAGCATCTCGTCAACATGGTTTGGGTGTATCTTTCTTTTATTATGAAAGCTTATGGAATCGCACCCAAGAATCGAAACAGTACAGAAAAGCGGGGTTTCAAGCTATGTTTCCCGCGCCTGCTTTTCGCTCTGCGATGAGGTAA